Proteins encoded by one window of Canis aureus isolate CA01 chromosome 13, VMU_Caureus_v.1.0, whole genome shotgun sequence:
- the RAB2B gene encoding ras-related protein Rab-2B isoform X1: MTYAYLFKYIIIGDTGVGKSCLLLQFTDKRFQPVHDLTIGVEFGARMVNIDGKQIKLQIWDTAGQESFRSITRSYYRGAAGALLVYDITRRETFNHLTSWLEDARQHSSSNMVIMLIGNKSDLESRRDVKREEGEAFAREHGLIFMETSAKTACNVEEAFINTAKEIYRKIQQGLFDVHNEANGIKIGPQQCISASVGPSASQRSSNEIGSNSGCC, translated from the exons ATGACTTATGCTTATCTGTTCAAGTACATCATCATCGGGGACACAG GCGTGGGCAAGTCATGTCTCCTCCTGCAGTTCACGGACAAGCGGTTCCAGCCGGTGCACGACCTCACCATAG GTGTGGAGTTTGGGGCCCGTATGGTCAACATTGATGGAAAACAAATCAAACTGCAAATCTGGGACACG GCTGGGCAAGAATCCTTCCGTTCTATCACCCGTTCCTACTACAGGGGAGCAGCTGGAGCACTGCTAGTATATGACATCACAAG GCGTGAAACCTTCAACCACCTGACCTCCTGGTTAGAGGATGCCCGGCAACACTCCAGCTCCAACATGGTTATCAtgctgattgggaataagag TGACTTAGAATCCCGTAGGGATGtgaagagagaagaaggagaggcCTTTGCCCGGGAGCATGGACTTATCTTCATGGAAACTTCAGCCAAAACAGCCTGCAATGTTGAAGAG GCCTTCATTAACACAGCCAAAGAAATATATAGGAAGATCCAGCAGGGTTTATTTGATGTCCACAATGAG GCGAATGGCATCAAGATTGGTCCTCAGCAGTGTATTTCAGCATCAGTAGGACCCAGTGCCTCCCAGCGGAGCTCTAATGAAATAGGGTCCAACTCTGGCTGCTGCTGA
- the RAB2B gene encoding ras-related protein Rab-2B isoform X2 translates to MVNIDGKQIKLQIWDTAGQESFRSITRSYYRGAAGALLVYDITRRETFNHLTSWLEDARQHSSSNMVIMLIGNKSDLESRRDVKREEGEAFAREHGLIFMETSAKTACNVEEAFINTAKEIYRKIQQGLFDVHNEANGIKIGPQQCISASVGPSASQRSSNEIGSNSGCC, encoded by the exons ATGGTCAACATTGATGGAAAACAAATCAAACTGCAAATCTGGGACACG GCTGGGCAAGAATCCTTCCGTTCTATCACCCGTTCCTACTACAGGGGAGCAGCTGGAGCACTGCTAGTATATGACATCACAAG GCGTGAAACCTTCAACCACCTGACCTCCTGGTTAGAGGATGCCCGGCAACACTCCAGCTCCAACATGGTTATCAtgctgattgggaataagag TGACTTAGAATCCCGTAGGGATGtgaagagagaagaaggagaggcCTTTGCCCGGGAGCATGGACTTATCTTCATGGAAACTTCAGCCAAAACAGCCTGCAATGTTGAAGAG GCCTTCATTAACACAGCCAAAGAAATATATAGGAAGATCCAGCAGGGTTTATTTGATGTCCACAATGAG GCGAATGGCATCAAGATTGGTCCTCAGCAGTGTATTTCAGCATCAGTAGGACCCAGTGCCTCCCAGCGGAGCTCTAATGAAATAGGGTCCAACTCTGGCTGCTGCTGA